A genomic window from Azotosporobacter soli includes:
- a CDS encoding DNA polymerase III subunit alpha, giving the protein MSNCQQQEQFVHLHVHTEYSLLDGASRISDLLARAKELAMPALAITDHGSMYGVIDFYKQARKHGIKPIIGCEVYVAPRSRTERSMVEGDAYYHLVLLAENQTGYRNLLELISRANKEGFYYKPRVDRDLLREYSRGLICLSACIAGEVPALILKGDISGAEKLASEYRDIFGQDNFYLELQDHGIPEQRQVNRILIEMSKKLNIGLVATNDLHYVKKSDSESHDVLLCIQMGKTVDDPARMRFSSSEFYLKSRAEMQQLFQNVPEALDNTLRIAERCQVEIEFGHLYLPEFPVPESFTADEYLAHLCTEAIEKRFATDSQEIRERLRFELDVIYRMGYSGYFLIVWDFINFARQQKIPVGPGRGSAAGSIVAYLLRITDIDPLKYGLLFERFLNPERVTMPDIDIDFCYERRAKVIEYVVERYGEDRVAQIITFGTMAAKAAIRDVGRALNLSYGEVDRIAKMIPNELGITLKKALENNNELRQAYQNEETVKRLIDFAMAMEGLPRHASTHAAGVVISKDPLTHYVPLQNSAEGFQTTQYDKDRVEEIGLLKMDLLGLRTLTVIGDAIELVRQNRGIEIDLDTIPMEDERACAMLTKGETAGVFQLESSGMTNLVKELQPERFADLIPLVALYRPGPLGSGMVSDFINGRHGRKTVTYIHPVLEPILKDTFGVILYQEQVMQIASVMAGFSLGQADLLRRAMGKKKHDVLDAQRATFINGAAAKGIGGDTAKEIFDLMAHFADYGFNKSHSAAYALVAYQTAYLKAHYPQEFMAALMSSVMGDNDKVGWYINECRRMGIAVLPPDVNASRRSFTVDNDVIRFGLAAVKNVGDGAIETLVTARLADGKFTSLVDFCSRVDMRQVNKRVMESLIKCGAFDSIGAKRSQLLAIMERAVDVAAGQHRERQSGQIGLFGEETLKEISEVDLPDMEESPQQQLLVWEKEMTGFYVTGHPLDAYREQLSACKSIGELVSEEDWDGREVKLAGIIVTAKRISTKNGSMMCFLTLEDFTGPIEVVVFPRIFERCNHFLTPDAVIQVKGKVNANDEGCKVLADEIRELTDSGSEIRIKIKAEHEAPETMNRLKNILQSHVGETVVYLHLLGSRKIIKADSRFWLKPTEVAIREVEELLGAGALTLS; this is encoded by the coding sequence ATGTCGAATTGTCAGCAGCAAGAACAATTTGTGCATTTGCACGTGCATACAGAATATAGTCTTTTAGACGGAGCGAGTCGGATCAGTGATTTATTGGCACGAGCCAAGGAACTTGCCATGCCGGCATTGGCGATCACCGATCATGGCTCTATGTATGGCGTGATTGATTTTTATAAACAGGCGCGCAAACATGGCATCAAACCGATCATTGGCTGTGAAGTTTATGTTGCGCCGCGCTCGCGCACGGAACGAAGCATGGTGGAAGGCGATGCTTACTACCATTTAGTACTGTTGGCGGAGAATCAAACGGGTTATCGTAATTTACTGGAATTGATTTCACGCGCGAATAAAGAGGGCTTTTATTATAAACCACGCGTTGACCGCGATTTATTGCGCGAGTACAGCCGCGGATTGATCTGTCTTAGTGCCTGCATTGCTGGAGAAGTTCCGGCCTTGATATTGAAAGGTGATATTTCGGGTGCGGAAAAACTCGCATCGGAATATAGAGATATTTTTGGCCAAGATAACTTTTATTTAGAACTACAAGATCATGGGATACCAGAACAGCGTCAAGTGAACCGGATCTTAATCGAAATGAGTAAGAAGTTGAATATTGGCCTTGTTGCGACAAATGATCTTCATTATGTAAAAAAAAGCGACAGTGAGAGCCATGATGTTTTGTTATGCATTCAAATGGGCAAGACGGTTGACGATCCGGCCCGAATGCGATTCTCCAGCAGCGAATTTTATCTGAAAAGCCGGGCTGAAATGCAACAACTTTTTCAAAATGTTCCTGAAGCGCTGGATAACACATTGCGAATTGCTGAGCGCTGCCAGGTTGAAATTGAATTTGGGCATTTGTATTTACCGGAGTTTCCTGTGCCGGAGTCTTTCACTGCGGATGAATATCTGGCGCATCTGTGTACAGAAGCGATTGAAAAGCGTTTTGCGACAGACAGTCAAGAAATCAGGGAACGGCTTCGCTTTGAATTGGATGTTATTTATCGAATGGGCTATTCCGGATATTTTCTTATTGTCTGGGATTTTATCAATTTTGCCCGCCAGCAGAAAATACCGGTCGGGCCGGGCAGAGGGTCGGCTGCTGGCAGTATAGTGGCATATTTGCTTCGTATCACGGACATTGATCCGTTGAAATATGGATTGCTGTTTGAAAGGTTTTTGAATCCGGAACGGGTAACGATGCCGGATATTGATATTGACTTTTGCTATGAACGACGTGCAAAGGTCATTGAGTATGTAGTCGAACGCTATGGTGAAGATCGCGTTGCGCAAATCATCACCTTTGGTACGATGGCTGCGAAGGCGGCGATTCGAGACGTGGGCCGAGCGCTTAATCTATCCTATGGCGAAGTGGATCGGATTGCAAAAATGATTCCCAATGAACTGGGGATAACGCTGAAAAAAGCGTTGGAAAACAATAATGAATTGCGTCAGGCTTATCAAAATGAAGAAACTGTCAAACGTTTAATTGATTTCGCAATGGCGATGGAGGGGCTACCGCGCCATGCTTCGACGCATGCCGCTGGTGTAGTGATTTCGAAGGATCCGCTGACGCATTATGTACCGCTACAGAATTCGGCGGAAGGCTTTCAAACTACACAATATGATAAGGATCGGGTCGAAGAGATTGGTCTGTTGAAGATGGATCTTCTGGGGTTGCGAACGTTGACAGTTATTGGTGACGCCATCGAATTAGTGCGCCAAAACCGCGGCATCGAAATCGATTTAGATACGATTCCGATGGAAGATGAAAGGGCCTGCGCAATGTTGACTAAAGGGGAAACCGCTGGTGTCTTTCAGTTGGAGTCGTCGGGTATGACGAATCTTGTCAAGGAACTTCAGCCGGAGCGGTTTGCCGACCTGATTCCGCTGGTGGCTTTGTATCGCCCCGGACCACTTGGCAGCGGCATGGTTTCTGATTTTATTAATGGCCGACATGGCCGTAAGACTGTGACGTATATTCATCCAGTCTTGGAACCGATTTTGAAGGATACGTTCGGCGTTATTTTGTATCAGGAACAGGTTATGCAGATTGCATCCGTCATGGCCGGCTTTTCGCTTGGCCAGGCTGATCTTCTGCGACGTGCTATGGGCAAGAAGAAACACGATGTTCTGGACGCGCAGCGCGCGACCTTCATCAACGGCGCTGCGGCGAAAGGAATCGGCGGTGATACGGCGAAAGAAATCTTTGACCTGATGGCGCATTTTGCAGATTATGGTTTTAATAAATCGCATAGTGCGGCGTATGCGTTAGTTGCGTATCAGACGGCATATTTAAAAGCGCATTATCCGCAGGAGTTCATGGCGGCATTGATGTCGAGCGTCATGGGCGACAATGATAAAGTTGGCTGGTATATTAATGAATGCCGTCGGATGGGGATTGCTGTTCTACCGCCGGACGTCAATGCAAGTCGACGCAGCTTTACCGTTGATAACGACGTGATCCGTTTTGGGTTGGCTGCCGTAAAAAACGTCGGTGATGGCGCAATCGAGACCTTGGTAACGGCGCGCCTTGCAGATGGGAAATTCACTTCGCTGGTCGATTTTTGCAGTCGAGTCGATATGCGCCAAGTCAATAAACGAGTCATGGAAAGTTTAATTAAATGCGGCGCATTTGATTCGATTGGTGCGAAACGTTCACAACTGCTGGCGATTATGGAACGGGCTGTCGATGTTGCGGCGGGGCAGCATCGTGAACGACAGAGCGGACAAATTGGTTTGTTCGGCGAAGAAACATTAAAAGAGATATCAGAGGTGGATCTGCCGGATATGGAAGAAAGTCCGCAACAGCAACTTTTGGTCTGGGAAAAAGAAATGACAGGATTTTATGTGACGGGACACCCACTGGATGCTTATCGCGAGCAATTATCGGCGTGCAAATCGATTGGCGAACTGGTCAGCGAAGAGGATTGGGACGGCCGTGAAGTCAAGTTAGCGGGCATTATTGTGACGGCCAAACGGATATCTACGAAAAATGGCAGCATGATGTGTTTTCTTACATTGGAAGATTTTACTGGACCGATTGAAGTGGTTGTTTTTCCACGAATATTTGAACGCTGCAATCATTTTTTGACGCCTGATGCAGTGATTCAGGTTAAGGGAAAAGTGAATGCCAACGATGAAGGATGTAAAGTCTTAGCGGACGAAATTCGTGAACTGACCGATTCAGGAAGTGAGATTAGAATTAAGATTAAAGCGGAGCATGAGGCGCCGGAAACAATGAACCGATTAAAGAATATTTTACAAAGCCATGTCGGCGAAACGGTAGTTTATTTGCATTTGCTGGGAAGTCGGAAAATCATTAAGGCGGACAGTCGCTTTTGGCTGAAGCCGACCGAAGTTGCGATCCGCGAAGTAGAAGAGTTGCTTGGCGCAGGCGCTCTTACTTTAAGCTAA